A portion of the Oscillospiraceae bacterium genome contains these proteins:
- the kduI gene encoding 5-dehydro-4-deoxy-D-glucuronate isomerase: MDIRYSCNQKDFKRYTTEEMRDEMLITGLYKADEVVAVYSHVDRMVTLGCMPVHETVSIDKGIDVWANFGTHYFLERREIGMFNIGKDSTGIVVADGVKYELGYKDCLYITQGTKEVTFASADPEHPAKFYMVSAPAHCAYETRLIKMADANHRPLGSVETCNKRTINQFIHPDVLKTCQLSMGMTALDPGSNWNTMPSHTHERRMEIYTYFEVPEGQVVFHMCGEPTQTRHIVMHNEDAVISPSWSIHSGVGTSNYTFIWAMGGENMDGQHRYHRPALIKPRPRIRHPRCGAFSKKENYNGSFCI; this comes from the coding sequence ATGGATATCCGCTACTCCTGCAACCAGAAGGATTTCAAGCGCTACACCACCGAGGAGATGCGCGATGAGATGCTCATCACCGGCCTGTACAAGGCAGATGAGGTCGTGGCCGTGTACAGCCATGTGGACCGTATGGTCACCCTGGGCTGCATGCCGGTGCACGAGACCGTGTCCATCGACAAGGGCATCGACGTGTGGGCCAACTTTGGCACCCACTACTTCCTGGAGCGCCGCGAGATTGGCATGTTCAACATTGGCAAGGACTCCACCGGCATCGTGGTGGCCGACGGCGTGAAGTACGAGCTGGGCTATAAGGACTGCCTGTACATCACCCAGGGCACCAAGGAAGTGACCTTTGCTTCCGCCGACCCGGAGCACCCCGCCAAGTTCTACATGGTGTCGGCTCCGGCACACTGCGCCTACGAGACCCGTCTGATCAAGATGGCCGATGCCAACCATCGGCCTCTGGGCAGCGTGGAGACCTGCAACAAGCGCACGATCAACCAGTTCATCCATCCGGATGTGCTGAAGACCTGCCAGCTGAGCATGGGCATGACCGCACTGGACCCGGGTTCCAACTGGAACACCATGCCCAGCCACACCCATGAACGGCGCATGGAGATCTACACCTACTTTGAAGTGCCGGAGGGACAGGTCGTGTTCCACATGTGCGGCGAGCCTACCCAGACCCGCCACATCGTGATGCACAACGAGGACGCTGTCATCAGCCCCTCTTGGAGCATCCACAGCGGTGTGGGCACCTCGAACTATACCTTCATCTGGGCCATGGGCGGTGAGAACATGGATGGACAACATCGCTACCACAGACCTGCGCTGATAAAACCAAGGCCCCGTATCCGGCATCCCCGGTGCGGGGCTTTTTCAAAAAAGGAGAACTACAATGGATCTTTCTGCATTTGA
- a CDS encoding LysR family transcriptional regulator, producing the protein MTLQQLRYVTAVADARTISKAAQKFYISQPSLTNSIHELEQELGLTIFHRTNRGVVLTPEGDVFLGYARQVLAQVGLIEEKYLGTAPVRHQFCVSAQHYSFAVEAFVQLLKEYGGEEYDFRIRETQTYEIIEDVAHLRSEVGILYLNHDNETILRKVIREHDLNFTLLFTAKPHVFVSTSSPLAQKAALTLEDLKPYPRLSYEQGEHNSFYFSEEILSTLDSKKDIQVRDRATLFNLLIGLDGYTICSGVISEALNGPNIRAIPLQVDDSMEIGYLTHKQVQPGLFGKRYIEILKSCVQQI; encoded by the coding sequence ATGACCCTCCAACAACTTCGCTATGTAACGGCTGTGGCCGATGCCAGAACCATCAGCAAGGCCGCACAGAAATTCTATATCTCCCAACCCAGCCTGACCAATTCCATCCATGAACTGGAACAGGAACTCGGCCTGACTATCTTTCACCGCACCAACCGGGGCGTCGTGCTGACCCCGGAGGGGGATGTCTTTCTGGGGTATGCACGGCAGGTGCTGGCGCAGGTGGGGCTCATCGAGGAAAAATATCTGGGCACTGCCCCGGTCCGGCATCAGTTCTGCGTTTCTGCCCAGCACTATTCCTTTGCCGTGGAAGCTTTTGTACAGCTGCTGAAAGAGTACGGCGGCGAGGAATACGATTTCCGCATCCGGGAGACCCAGACCTACGAGATCATCGAGGATGTTGCCCATCTCCGCAGCGAGGTCGGCATCCTCTACCTGAACCACGACAACGAGACCATTCTGCGCAAGGTCATCCGGGAGCATGACCTGAACTTTACGCTGTTGTTTACCGCAAAGCCCCATGTGTTCGTCAGCACCTCCAGCCCGCTGGCACAGAAAGCGGCCCTGACGCTGGAGGACCTGAAACCCTATCCACGCCTTTCCTATGAGCAGGGCGAACACAATTCCTTTTACTTCTCCGAGGAGATCCTCAGCACGCTGGACAGCAAAAAGGACATTCAGGTACGTGACCGTGCCACTCTGTTCAATTTGCTCATCGGGCTGGACGGATATACCATTTGCAGCGGTGTCATCAGCGAAGCGCTCAACGGCCCGAATATCCGTGCCATTCCTTTGCAGGTAGACGATTCCATGGAGATCGGTTATCTGACCCACAAGCAGGTTCAGCCCGGACTGTTCGGGAAGCGGTATATTGAGATCCTGAAAAGCTGTGTTCAACAGATATAG
- a CDS encoding threonine/serine exporter family protein, whose amino-acid sequence MGQTQSEIIKNHMEVYWHDYASTSKGVSITEAGLIEKASIIGRTGLMLLECGTGAWRVRSSMNTLSRELGVTTTADIGLLSIEFTCFDGDQCYTQALCLTNTGVNTSRLNRLEHFVNDFDREGKFMTGEELHSHLDEIERIHGLYSPAALGFAAALACSCFTFLLGGGIVEMLCAFCGAGIGNFVRCKLTKHHFTLFLGITASVCSASVVYAVLLKAAEVLFAVSAQHEAGYICSMLFIIPGFPFITSGIDLAKLDMRSGLERLAYAILIILVATLTAWIMAMLLHLQPVQFPPLSLTIPEEIVLRLLASFGGVFGFSLMFNSPRNLAVCAALIGAVTNTFRLELVSLAGFPPAVAAFLGALLSGLLATCLKNAAGYPRISVTVPSIVIMVPGLYFYRAIYNLGIMSLTDSATWFADAILIIVALPLGLIFARIITDRTFRYCT is encoded by the coding sequence ATGGGACAAACCCAAAGTGAGATCATCAAAAACCACATGGAAGTCTACTGGCATGACTACGCCTCGACCAGCAAGGGTGTGTCCATTACAGAGGCGGGCCTGATCGAAAAGGCATCCATCATCGGGCGCACCGGGCTGATGCTGCTGGAATGCGGCACGGGTGCGTGGCGTGTCCGAAGCTCCATGAACACCCTGTCGCGGGAGCTGGGGGTCACGACCACGGCGGACATCGGGCTGTTGTCCATCGAATTCACCTGCTTCGACGGCGACCAGTGCTATACTCAGGCGCTGTGTCTGACCAATACAGGGGTGAACACCTCCCGGCTGAACCGGCTGGAACATTTCGTCAACGACTTCGACCGGGAAGGAAAGTTCATGACCGGTGAAGAACTTCACTCCCATCTGGATGAGATCGAGCGTATCCACGGCCTTTATTCTCCGGCAGCACTGGGCTTTGCGGCAGCACTGGCGTGCAGCTGTTTCACCTTCCTGCTGGGCGGCGGCATCGTGGAGATGCTCTGCGCGTTCTGTGGGGCGGGCATCGGCAACTTTGTGCGGTGCAAGTTGACAAAACATCACTTCACCCTGTTTCTGGGCATCACTGCCTCGGTCTGTTCGGCCAGTGTGGTCTATGCCGTTCTCCTGAAAGCTGCCGAGGTGCTGTTTGCCGTCTCGGCGCAGCACGAGGCCGGATATATCTGCTCGATGCTCTTTATCATCCCGGGTTTTCCGTTCATCACCAGCGGCATCGACCTTGCCAAGCTGGATATGCGCTCCGGGCTGGAACGTCTGGCCTACGCCATCCTCATCATTCTGGTGGCGACACTGACGGCGTGGATCATGGCCATGCTGCTGCATCTGCAGCCGGTGCAGTTCCCGCCGCTGTCGCTGACGATCCCGGAGGAGATCGTGCTGCGGCTGCTGGCAAGTTTCGGTGGGGTATTCGGTTTCTCGCTGATGTTTAACAGCCCGCGGAATCTGGCCGTCTGTGCGGCTTTGATCGGTGCGGTGACGAACACCTTCCGGCTGGAACTGGTCAGTCTGGCGGGCTTCCCGCCGGCCGTTGCAGCCTTTCTGGGGGCGCTGCTGTCCGGTCTGCTGGCCACCTGCTTGAAAAATGCAGCCGGATACCCGCGCATCTCTGTTACCGTCCCGTCCATCGTCATCATGGTTCCGGGACTGTACTTCTACCGTGCCATCTACAATTTGGGCATTATGTCCCTGACAGATTCCGCCACATGGTTCGCGGACGCCATCCTCATCATCGTAGCGCTGCCGCTGGGGCTGATCTTCGCCCGTATCATCACAGACCGTACATTCCGGTATTGCACCTGA
- a CDS encoding DUF4866 domain-containing protein, which translates to MATIFPREEKAEALFGEILKNPEACHRLMDTFNDSLDMADVLDAPEISAQQFTTALFNAYANKDLSAFLMAICQHSMFDLLRNAALIPFKFNADGEPNPVILTDDAGVLLPGNKFAVSTREYDRFVRVFKKQAKVKMYLATGYCKYHGYDEDSMDVVEYHYNQHLGVLLIYELPDTVKQKVTEAEAYSTVWDIQMKLQHALPRSVVYYGQDSLEEGDTRYDELGVFLPLEHFADRLERHIDTATQIVYGEA; encoded by the coding sequence ATGGCAACAATATTTCCGAGAGAAGAAAAGGCGGAAGCACTGTTCGGGGAGATTTTGAAAAACCCAGAAGCCTGCCACCGCCTGATGGACACTTTCAACGATTCGCTGGACATGGCCGATGTTCTGGACGCACCGGAGATCAGTGCGCAGCAGTTTACGACTGCACTGTTCAATGCTTATGCAAACAAGGATCTGTCGGCCTTCCTGATGGCGATCTGCCAGCACAGCATGTTTGATCTGCTGCGCAACGCAGCCCTGATCCCCTTCAAGTTCAACGCAGATGGTGAGCCGAACCCCGTCATCCTGACCGATGATGCTGGTGTTCTGCTGCCGGGCAACAAGTTTGCCGTCAGCACCAGGGAATACGACCGGTTCGTCCGGGTGTTCAAAAAGCAGGCAAAAGTCAAAATGTACCTTGCCACCGGCTATTGCAAGTATCACGGCTATGATGAGGATTCCATGGATGTGGTGGAGTACCACTACAACCAGCACCTTGGTGTGCTCCTGATCTACGAGTTGCCGGATACTGTCAAGCAGAAAGTGACCGAGGCCGAAGCATACTCCACCGTCTGGGACATCCAGATGAAGTTGCAGCATGCGCTGCCGCGCTCGGTGGTCTACTACGGGCAGGATTCGCTGGAGGAGGGCGACACCCGCTACGATGAGCTTGGCGTATTCCTGCCGCTGGAGCACTTTGCTGATCGGCTGGAACGCCACATTGACACTGCCACCCAAATCGTTTACGGGGAAGCATGA
- a CDS encoding argininosuccinate synthase, with amino-acid sequence MSEVKKVVLAYSGGLDTSIIIPWLKEHYNNCEVIAVCGNVGQKGELEGLEERAKASGASKLYIEDLTDEFVEDYVIPTMQAGADYEGYLLGTSFARPILAKRVVEIARAEGADAVCHGSTGKGNDQVRFELAIMHFAPDLKIITPWREWDIQSRDEEIDYAEAHHIPLKLNRETNYSKDKNLWHLSHEGLDLEDPGNEPQYDKPGFLELGVSPKTALDKSEFVELEFEKGVPVSLNGEKLKPAAIIAKLNEIGGRNGIGLYDVVENRLVGMKSRGVYETPGGTILYKAHEVLETLTLDKLTAHKKRELAITFGELVYDGQWFSPLRKALSAFVTSTQENVTGKVRLELYKGNLINAGVWSPYSLYREDIATFAAGGDYKQRDATGFISIYGLPTKVQAIVKNEKEGK; translated from the coding sequence ATGTCCGAGGTCAAAAAGGTCGTGCTGGCATATTCCGGTGGTCTGGATACTTCTATCATCATCCCGTGGCTGAAAGAGCACTACAACAACTGCGAGGTCATTGCAGTATGCGGCAATGTGGGCCAGAAGGGTGAACTGGAAGGGCTGGAAGAGCGTGCAAAGGCAAGCGGCGCTTCCAAGCTGTATATTGAGGACCTGACCGACGAGTTCGTGGAGGATTACGTCATCCCCACCATGCAGGCAGGTGCCGACTATGAGGGTTATCTGCTGGGCACCAGCTTTGCCCGCCCCATCCTGGCAAAACGTGTCGTGGAGATTGCCCGCGCCGAAGGTGCGGATGCCGTCTGCCACGGTAGCACCGGCAAGGGCAACGATCAGGTGCGATTTGAGCTGGCCATCATGCACTTTGCACCCGATCTGAAGATCATCACTCCGTGGCGTGAGTGGGACATCCAGAGCCGCGATGAGGAGATCGACTATGCCGAGGCCCATCACATCCCGCTGAAGCTCAACCGTGAGACGAACTACTCCAAGGACAAGAACCTGTGGCATCTGAGCCACGAAGGTCTTGACCTCGAAGATCCGGGCAACGAGCCGCAGTACGACAAGCCGGGATTTCTGGAACTGGGCGTCAGCCCCAAGACCGCGCTGGACAAGTCCGAATTCGTGGAGCTGGAATTTGAGAAGGGCGTGCCCGTCAGTCTGAACGGTGAAAAGCTCAAGCCTGCCGCCATCATTGCCAAGCTGAACGAGATCGGCGGGCGGAACGGCATCGGCCTATATGATGTGGTGGAGAACCGTCTGGTGGGTATGAAGAGCCGCGGCGTATACGAGACTCCCGGCGGCACCATCCTGTACAAGGCCCATGAGGTGCTGGAGACTCTGACGCTGGATAAGCTGACCGCCCACAAAAAGCGCGAGCTGGCCATCACCTTTGGTGAGCTGGTCTACGATGGTCAGTGGTTCAGTCCTCTACGCAAAGCTCTGAGTGCCTTTGTGACCTCCACGCAGGAGAATGTCACCGGCAAGGTGCGTCTGGAACTGTACAAGGGCAACCTCATCAATGCCGGCGTCTGGTCGCCGTATTCGCTGTATCGTGAGGACATCGCTACCTTTGCCGCAGGCGGTGACTACAAGCAGAGAGATGCTACCGGTTTCATCAGCATCTACGGCCTGCCCACAAAAGTTCAGGCCATTGTGAAGAACGAAAAAGAAGGTAAATAA
- a CDS encoding adenylosuccinate synthase yields the protein MLTAVTGINWGDEGKGRVIDLLAENADVVARYQGGNNAGHTVVTEQGKFILNLLPSGILHPDVTCVLGTGMVIDLDHLAGEMQAIEARGVKIGPENLKLSDKATISMPWHKVQDGLEEDRLAKNGTAFGSTRRGIAYAYSDKYRKKTLRLGDLLHLDEERTQNRLRMVLDSKNMELAGCYHQEKMSYDALLNWCKQQAERFAPFICDVGAFLQQAHDSGKRIVLEAQLGAMRDIDYGIFPFTSSSNTLAAYAPLGAGIPNCKLDHVVGVLKAYSTCVGAGPFAAENAMDEDWNEQLRKAGGEYGAATGRPRRVGPFDCVASRYGLACQGADRIALTKLDVLGCMKEIPVITGYKLDGVEVLRFDPLSDLDRVEPVVTMLPGWQKDISGCKSWDELPREARAYVEFLEKQLGHAIQFVSTGAEREKFVLKGEWL from the coding sequence ATGCTGACTGCTGTTACTGGAATCAACTGGGGCGATGAGGGCAAGGGCCGTGTCATCGACCTGCTGGCCGAAAACGCCGATGTGGTGGCCCGCTATCAGGGCGGAAACAACGCCGGGCACACGGTCGTTACGGAGCAGGGCAAGTTCATCCTGAACCTGCTGCCCTCCGGCATACTGCACCCGGATGTGACCTGTGTGCTGGGTACCGGCATGGTCATCGACCTTGACCATCTGGCCGGTGAGATGCAGGCCATCGAAGCGCGCGGCGTGAAAATCGGCCCCGAAAACCTGAAACTTTCGGATAAGGCCACGATCTCGATGCCGTGGCATAAGGTGCAGGATGGGCTGGAAGAAGACCGCTTGGCCAAGAACGGCACGGCCTTCGGTTCCACCCGGCGCGGCATTGCCTACGCTTACAGCGACAAGTACCGCAAAAAGACACTGCGTCTGGGTGACCTGCTCCATCTGGACGAGGAGCGCACCCAGAACCGTCTGCGGATGGTGCTTGATTCCAAAAATATGGAGCTGGCGGGCTGCTATCATCAGGAAAAGATGTCCTATGATGCCCTGCTGAACTGGTGCAAACAGCAGGCAGAACGCTTTGCGCCGTTCATCTGCGATGTGGGTGCATTCTTACAGCAGGCGCACGACAGCGGCAAGCGCATCGTGCTGGAAGCTCAACTGGGAGCCATGCGCGATATTGACTACGGCATCTTCCCGTTCACCTCCAGTTCCAACACGCTGGCGGCCTATGCGCCGCTGGGTGCTGGTATCCCCAACTGCAAGCTCGACCATGTGGTGGGTGTGCTGAAAGCATATTCTACCTGTGTGGGTGCAGGCCCCTTCGCTGCCGAGAACGCCATGGACGAGGACTGGAACGAGCAGCTGCGCAAGGCAGGCGGTGAATACGGTGCTGCCACCGGCCGTCCCCGCCGGGTCGGCCCCTTCGACTGCGTAGCCAGCCGCTACGGTCTGGCCTGTCAGGGGGCGGACAGAATTGCCCTGACCAAGCTGGATGTCCTTGGCTGTATGAAAGAGATCCCGGTCATCACCGGTTACAAGCTGGATGGCGTTGAAGTCCTCCGTTTCGACCCGCTGTCCGACCTGGACCGGGTGGAGCCCGTCGTCACCATGCTGCCCGGCTGGCAGAAGGACATCTCCGGCTGCAAGAGCTGGGACGAGCTGCCCCGGGAAGCCAGAGCTTACGTGGAATTTCTGGAAAAGCAGCTGGGTCATGCGATCCAGTTCGTTTCCACCGGTGCCGAGCGCGAGAAGTTCGTGCTGAAGGGAGAATGGCTGTGA
- the pyrB gene encoding aspartate carbamoyltransferase, with the protein MAVRHFIEPNSFSLNEQLALLDLADRMEKDPAPYAHLCDGRILATLFYEPSTRTRLSFESAMLRLGGKTLGFAGAQLSSASKGETVEDTVRVVSNYADIIAMRHPKEGAPLRASMYARVPVINAGDGGHAHPSQTMIDLMTIRQRKGRLDHLTIGFCGDLKFGRTVHSLTAALSQFEGNRFVFISPEDLRLPRYVKTESLEPTHQVYKETDDLETELPGLDVLYMTRIQQERFFSEEEYLRLKGCYQLDEDMLKLAPLDMPVLHPLPRIDEIKLDVDNDPRAAYFDQVHNGVYIRMAIILALLGIPNPVTGKIVLNGKE; encoded by the coding sequence ATGGCTGTGAGACATTTTATTGAGCCGAACAGCTTTTCTCTGAACGAGCAGTTGGCACTGCTCGACCTTGCTGACCGAATGGAAAAAGACCCGGCCCCATATGCCCACCTCTGTGATGGACGCATCCTTGCGACGCTGTTCTATGAACCATCCACCCGCACCCGGCTTTCGTTTGAGTCGGCCATGCTGCGGCTGGGCGGCAAGACGCTGGGCTTTGCCGGAGCGCAGCTTTCCAGCGCCAGCAAGGGCGAGACGGTGGAGGACACTGTCCGTGTCGTGAGCAACTATGCTGACATCATCGCCATGCGCCACCCCAAAGAGGGTGCGCCGCTGCGGGCGTCCATGTATGCGCGCGTGCCCGTCATCAATGCAGGGGACGGCGGACACGCCCACCCCAGCCAGACCATGATCGACCTGATGACCATTCGCCAGCGTAAGGGGCGGCTGGACCATCTGACCATCGGTTTCTGTGGTGACCTCAAATTTGGCCGGACGGTCCACTCCCTGACCGCCGCTCTGAGCCAATTTGAGGGCAATCGGTTTGTGTTCATCTCACCGGAAGACTTGCGTTTGCCCCGGTATGTCAAGACCGAATCGCTGGAGCCGACCCATCAGGTCTATAAAGAAACGGACGATCTGGAAACCGAGTTGCCCGGTCTGGATGTGCTGTACATGACCCGCATCCAGCAGGAACGTTTCTTCAGCGAGGAAGAGTATCTGCGTCTGAAAGGCTGCTATCAGTTGGACGAAGATATGCTGAAGCTCGCCCCGCTGGATATGCCGGTGCTCCATCCGCTGCCCCGCATCGACGAGATCAAGCTGGACGTGGACAACGACCCCCGCGCCGCCTACTTCGATCAGGTACACAACGGCGTCTACATCCGCATGGCCATCATTCTGGCGTTGCTGGGCATCCCGAACCCGGTGACGGGGAAGATAGTACTGAATGGCAAGGAATGA
- a CDS encoding mobilization protein yields the protein MNKTNVKANPSTTHRHDTPNNKTHIIKFRVTETEKLELENTAKLLHLSLSTLIRRALHSAKIERTVVVAGGGEETLNAVSTLLAQCGKVGGNLNQLARHFNSGGADTEQLRAKLLDELTDLTAFRLNAEKILGELYGNAQAYRL from the coding sequence ATGAACAAAACGAATGTCAAAGCGAATCCCAGCACGACCCACCGCCACGACACGCCGAACAACAAAACGCACATCATCAAGTTCCGTGTGACGGAAACTGAAAAGTTGGAACTTGAAAATACCGCAAAACTCCTTCATCTCTCCCTGTCCACTCTCATCCGCCGTGCGCTGCACAGTGCAAAGATCGAGCGCACGGTTGTCGTTGCCGGCGGCGGAGAAGAAACCCTGAACGCCGTTTCCACTCTGCTTGCCCAGTGCGGCAAGGTGGGCGGAAACCTGAACCAACTCGCACGACACTTCAACTCCGGTGGAGCAGATACCGAACAACTCCGGGCGAAACTTCTTGACGAACTTACAGACCTGACTGCCTTCCGGCTCAACGCCGAGAAAATTCTTGGTGAACTGTATGGCAACGCTCAAGCATATCGCCTCTAA
- a CDS encoding relaxase/mobilization nuclease domain-containing protein has protein sequence MATLKHIASKNSDYSAIEAYLIYQHDEFTGKQLLDQQGRPMLRDSYILDTLECGDFSFATACLLANRKYNKNNHPDDIKSHQYIISFDPRDAADNGLTMEKAQALGLNFCKANFPGHPAIVCTHPDGHNHSGNIHVHIVIGSIRTREVERKPYMQKPRDWREGMKHSSTAQTMRHLRVAVMEMCECADLHQINLLEAQGNRVSEREYWARRRGQKRLDQANARLIVAGQKPKQTVYQTELETLRKQIDSVLKKATTFEEFSALLMQEHGVAVKESRGRLSYCPPNRVKFITARKLSKKFEKKQVLAALAQNIRLAPTIQPIATDKPDRIQKLVDIQAKLKQGKSIGYERWAKKHNLKAMAQTLILLQEKGLLNEGALDQRIDELQTQYDSAKEVVLDLETRMADNQKLRSHAAAYKQYRPLTQKRNAVKSPAAFEDQYRAELTAYRAAAAYLKANNITCLPSPKKLEAEYAQLASEKAKFYEQYKEAKSELLKLKDAKQNVALFFREEKQTQHHER, from the coding sequence ATGGCAACGCTCAAGCATATCGCCTCTAAGAATTCGGACTACTCCGCCATCGAAGCGTACCTGATTTACCAGCACGATGAGTTCACCGGGAAGCAGCTTCTTGATCAACAAGGCAGGCCCATGCTGCGGGATTCGTACATTCTGGATACGCTTGAATGCGGCGATTTCTCGTTTGCAACGGCCTGCCTGCTGGCAAACCGAAAGTACAACAAGAACAACCACCCCGATGATATTAAGAGCCACCAGTATATCATCAGCTTTGACCCCAGAGATGCAGCCGACAACGGCTTGACCATGGAAAAAGCACAGGCTCTCGGCCTGAACTTCTGTAAAGCAAACTTTCCCGGTCATCCTGCCATCGTCTGCACCCACCCGGATGGGCATAACCATTCGGGAAATATCCATGTCCACATCGTGATCGGCAGCATCCGCACACGAGAAGTGGAACGCAAGCCATATATGCAGAAGCCTCGTGACTGGCGTGAGGGCATGAAGCACTCCAGCACAGCCCAGACCATGCGGCACCTGCGTGTCGCAGTCATGGAAATGTGCGAATGCGCTGACCTGCACCAGATCAACCTACTGGAAGCACAAGGCAACCGTGTTTCTGAACGGGAATACTGGGCGCGGCGGCGTGGACAGAAACGGCTTGACCAAGCCAACGCACGACTGATCGTAGCGGGGCAGAAGCCTAAACAGACTGTCTACCAGACGGAACTGGAAACGCTGCGAAAGCAAATCGACTCTGTTCTGAAGAAGGCTACCACCTTCGAGGAATTTTCTGCATTGCTCATGCAGGAACACGGCGTTGCCGTGAAAGAGAGCCGAGGGCGATTGAGCTACTGCCCGCCCAATCGGGTAAAGTTCATCACCGCCCGGAAGCTGAGCAAGAAGTTTGAGAAAAAGCAGGTGCTCGCCGCACTCGCTCAGAACATCCGGCTTGCCCCGACCATCCAGCCTATCGCAACAGACAAGCCCGACAGGATTCAGAAACTGGTGGACATTCAGGCGAAGCTGAAGCAGGGCAAGAGCATTGGCTACGAGCGTTGGGCGAAGAAGCATAACCTCAAAGCCATGGCCCAGACCTTGATTCTCTTGCAGGAGAAAGGTCTGCTCAACGAGGGCGCACTTGACCAGCGCATTGATGAACTGCAAACGCAGTACGACAGTGCAAAGGAAGTCGTGCTCGACCTCGAAACCCGCATGGCAGACAATCAGAAGCTGCGCAGCCACGCTGCTGCCTACAAGCAGTATCGACCGCTTACGCAGAAACGGAACGCTGTCAAATCCCCCGCAGCCTTTGAAGATCAGTACCGTGCAGAACTGACAGCATACCGGGCGGCAGCAGCCTATCTCAAGGCAAACAACATCACCTGCCTGCCCAGCCCGAAGAAACTGGAAGCCGAGTATGCGCAGCTGGCATCCGAAAAGGCAAAATTCTACGAGCAGTACAAGGAAGCCAAGTCCGAGCTGCTCAAACTGAAAGACGCAAAACAGAATGTTGCCCTGTTCTTCCGGGAGGAAAAACAGACGCAGCATCACGAGAGATAA
- a CDS encoding transposase, with translation MRLNKKKKSTNTSPYPDEAIDRLAQAFYPAILACWNSEEGQREFAAWQAEQAHIAATKEKQEVPVGELPALLIVCGFFRVRPGGRALFLCLVL, from the coding sequence GTGCGTTTGAACAAAAAGAAAAAGTCCACAAACACTTCCCCCTATCCCGATGAAGCCATCGACCGTCTGGCACAGGCATTCTATCCGGCGATTCTTGCCTGCTGGAACAGCGAGGAAGGTCAACGGGAGTTTGCTGCATGGCAGGCGGAACAGGCTCATATTGCTGCAACCAAAGAAAAACAGGAAGTTCCCGTCGGGGAACTCCCTGCCTTACTTATCGTGTGTGGATTTTTCAGGGTGCGTCCGGGTGGACGCGCCCTGTTTTTGTGTTTAGTCCTCTAA
- a CDS encoding DUF6061 family protein, whose translation MKYDARACSFNMDTGCVELLLRDGRKISIDCTGVEDALDVTIAQRSELDYLIYNDPLAYAELILNGEPGEYLKNVAGSHGLED comes from the coding sequence ATGAAGTACGATGCAAGAGCCTGTTCGTTCAACATGGATACTGGCTGTGTGGAGCTGCTGCTCCGGGATGGCAGAAAAATTTCCATCGACTGCACCGGGGTCGAAGATGCGCTGGATGTTACCATTGCGCAGCGGTCTGAACTGGACTACCTCATCTATAATGACCCGCTGGCGTATGCTGAGCTGATTCTGAACGGCGAACCGGGGGAATATTTGAAGAACGTGGCGGGAAGCCACGGATTAGAGGACTAA